Genomic segment of Candidatus Cloacimonadota bacterium:
TTTGAATGTGGTACAGGATGAATCTACCGCAAAAAAAATTAGTGAAAAACGTCAGTTTGAAAAGCGTCAGAGACAATTAGCCAGCGGGAAGGGTGTTACCCTGGACAATCTTTTCGATAAAATTCAGGAACATGCAATTGCTCAGTTAAATGTGATTGTAAAGGCTGATACCGATGGTTCCGTTGAGGCAATTTGTGATGCTTTGGAAAAGACACAATACAAAGAAGTTGGTGTAAACATCGTGCGTAAAGCAGTTGGTGGAATAGTGGAAGCAGATGTTGATCTGGCAAGTGCTTCCGGATCAATTATTATTGGTTTTCATATTAGACCAAACACCGAAGCTCGCAGAGCTGCTGAAAGAGAGGGCGTGGAAATCAGACTGTACGAAATTATCTTTGAAGTTATGGATGATGTGAAAAAATCTCTCGAAGGATTATTGACCAATGTAATGAGAGAAGAACATCTCGGCTCCGCAAAAGTTCTGCAAATCTTTAAAATCTCAAAAGTTGGTACTGTTGCCGGATGTGAAGTTGACAATGGTAAAATTACGAGCGATTCTCTCCTCAGGCTTTATCGCGATGATATAAAAATCTATGAAGGTGCCGTCTCCACTTTGAAAAGATTTCAAAACGATGTTGCTGAGGTTACGCAGGGAAAAGAATGCGGTATAGGTATAGAAAATTATAATAATATTCAGGTCGGTGATGTGATCGAATCTTATACCCAGATCGAAGAAAAAAAGAAGTTGGAATAACCCAACAATAGTTCGTGCTATGTTTTATCTAATCCAAAATATAGTAGGTCAAATCAATCTAAAGATCTGTCAGAGGAAGATTATCCCCGAATCTGTATGATGTCTCGGATCGTTGGTCATCTGAAGGCAATTTTTTTTTGGTGAGCAGAAAATAAAAGAAATCAAAAAAGATAAAAACGGAACGATAAAAAAGAATTAATTATCAAAGGGAACAATTTTTTTGAATTTACATAGTTTGAAATATAACGATAATCTCAAAGCCCATATATTCGAAAGGCAAGGAATATTTTTATGATTCATCATCGCCAAGAAAGATTGAACGAACATGTGAAAAGGGCTATCTCAAAAGTAGTCTCTTATGAATTACGGGATAAAAGAACATTCGGGATTCGAATTTCATCTGTGGAAGTTACGCCGGATTTAAAACACGCTTACGTTCTTTTCACGTTACTTGATCCCAAGCACAAAAAGAATGCAATTATCGGTTTGAATAGTGCAAGCGGACATATTAGAACCAGAGTTGCAAAAATACTTAATTTGCGAAATACTCCCGAATTACATTTTAGATATGATTCTCAGGATATTGATGCTTTAAATCTTGAAAATTTAATTGAAGCGGAGCGGAAAAGAAATGAATAATCTAAAAAAGGGATTAATTGAAAAGCTAAAAAACAATAACAATTTTATCATCACTACTCATGAAAATTCGGATGGAGACGGACTCGGAACTCAATTTGCTCTTTATCAATATTTAAAATCGTTGGGAAAAAACGTCGAAATGCTCAACGAAGATTTTCCCCAAGAAAAATATGCTTTTCTTGGATTTAATCAATTAGTAAAAAAAGAATTAATTATTCGCAAAGAGAATAATGAAGAAAATGATCCCTATGTGATAATGGTTGATTGCAACGAAAAATCCAGAATAGGAGAATCGTTACAATATATTTTTCGGGATGATTCGAAACTAATCAGAATTGACCATCACAGAAATCCTGAGGAAATCCCGGCATCTTTTTCAATAATTGATGAAAATGCATCATCTGTTTGTGAAATTCTCTTCTATCTGCTGCGGGATGAAGTGAAAAATTTTGATGAACAGGATTTAAAAAAATGGGCAAACTGTCTGTATTCGGGGATTATATTCGATACGAATAATTTCACAAATTCCAATGTGTCCCCCGGTACTTTTTATGCTGTTAGTGAATTGAAGCGATTCGGGGCTGAGCATCGCTTATGTTACATGCAAATGTTTGAAGATAAATCAAATAATATTTTAAAACTGCTTGGGGAAACTCTTTCCACAATTGAAGAAATCCTTGATGGCAAATTGGTAATCTATCATACGACGCAGAAAATGCTAAAAAATTGTAATCTAAAGAGCGAAGCAACTGAAGGATTTACAAAAGAAGTGCGTCCGGATAACGGAAGACAAGTTGTAATTTATATTCGTGAAACGGATAATGAGTATTGCCGTGTTTCACTTCGGTCAAATGGGCTGAACGTCCAAAAAATTGCCGGAGAATTCGGGGGCGGTGGCCACAAAGTCGCCTCTGGATTTAAAGTAAAAATGGATTTGGAACCCTTGAAAAAAAAATTGATTGAGATTGTAACTTCAAAAATGGTAAGAAATTAATTGGATTTCACATATTTTTTATATCATTTACAAATTGTGATTAACCGGAAAATAAAATGCGTGAAATAATTTATACTATATTGCTTGTTTTTATTTTTGGATTTATTAAAAAATCTGTAGAAGCTTTACCCCGAACAGGAACATTGGCAGATGGAATTTTGAAATGAAAAATATTCACCAGATCAAGCACAAGCTCAAAAATCCGGTTGTTACCGTAGGCACTTTCGATGGTGTTCACCTTGGGCATCAGAAGATTATGCGTTTGCTTATTGAGCGAGCAAAAAAAATCAACGGGACATCGGTAGTGATTACATATCACCCTCATCCTCTGGAAATTTTACGAGAGAGGCATTATCCATATTTACTTACGGAACAAAGCAAAAAAGAGGATTTTCTAAAAAAAATCGGAATAGATTATGTGCTTTGGCTGGATTTCGATAAAAAGTTGGCAGGTATGTCTCCCCTTGATTTTGTAGAAGAATATTTCGTGGAAAAAATTACTGCCAAAGAAATTATCGTTGGCTATGATTGGCATTTTGGTAAAAATCAAGAGGGAGATTTTCATTTGCTGAAAAAATATGAGAACAAATTTAATTTCAAAGTGGATATGGTTGATAAAGTTCTTGTTGAGGGGGAAACAGTTTCCAGTACAATTATTCGTAAGTATTTGCAACAAGGCAGAATACAAAAAGTCAATCAGATGCTTGGAAGAAAATATTCAATTATTGCGAATATTATAAGTAAAAAAGGAAAGAAGGATATATACGCAATCAAATTGAAAGCCGAAGAGTTCCGAAAATTGTTTCCGAATAGGGGACTCTATTTTTCCAAATTAGTAATCGGACAGAGAGAAGTATATGCGTTAAGTATTTTTGAGCAAAATTTCGCAGACACTTCTCAAACCAAAATAATAAAATGTTATTTTTCCTCTCCTGACGAAATAGAGCATAGCGATGTGGAATTGTTTATGATCAAAAAATTACCCCGAGATTCACAAAATGAAACTATTCGACAAATTGAAACGTATATGAGCGCAAAGGGAGAAGACGGGAAAGTTACTTTGTGAAATATGGCAAGCAATAATAAGTTTTCTGAAATGTCTGTTTCAGCAATAATCACGGCAGCTGGGAAAGGTTCTCGGATGAATTTGGATACGAAAAAACAATTTCTCCGAATTTATGACAAGCCAATTATTGTTTCCACTCTGGAAAAATTTGTTAATACCAAGATATTCGATGAGATTATCATCACAATTGCAAGAGAGGATATGGATTGTTTGCGCGAAATATTTTTTTCCGAATATGATTTTTCTCAAGATTTGATTAAAATAGTTGTCGGTGGAAAAACACGACAGGAATCAGTTTTAAACGGTCTGAAAGCAAGTACTAATCCGGATGGGGTGATAGTAATTCATGATGGAGTTCGTCCCTTTGTTAGAGAGGATGAAATTAAGCAAATTGTTCTTCTGGCAAATAGAGATGGAGCTGCAACAGTTGCCATTCCGGCAAAGAACACAATCAAAAAAGCGGAACATGGTAAGGTTATTTCAACATTACACCGAGAATCTCTTTGGGAAACTCTTACCCCGCAGGCTTTCCGGTTCAGTATTCTCTATGATGCTCATATTAAAGCTCAAGAAAATAAATTAAAAACCAATGATGATGCGGAACTCGTTGAGAAAATCGGGATACCTGTTTTCATTCAGAAGGGATTTCCGGAGAACATAAAGATAACTACTCCATTTGATTTGGAGATAGCGGAAGAACTATTGAAACAATGATAAATAAAACGGAAAACAATTTTCTATTTTTTGTGATCTTTGTGGTTAATCAAAATTTATATGAAAGTAGGAAACATGCGAATCGGATTCGGTTATGATGTTCACCCTTTGAAAGAAGGTGAAAAGAT
This window contains:
- the rbfA gene encoding 30S ribosome-binding factor RbfA, with protein sequence MIHHRQERLNEHVKRAISKVVSYELRDKRTFGIRISSVEVTPDLKHAYVLFTLLDPKHKKNAIIGLNSASGHIRTRVAKILNLRNTPELHFRYDSQDIDALNLENLIEAERKRNE
- a CDS encoding bifunctional oligoribonuclease/PAP phosphatase NrnA, coding for MNNLKKGLIEKLKNNNNFIITTHENSDGDGLGTQFALYQYLKSLGKNVEMLNEDFPQEKYAFLGFNQLVKKELIIRKENNEENDPYVIMVDCNEKSRIGESLQYIFRDDSKLIRIDHHRNPEEIPASFSIIDENASSVCEILFYLLRDEVKNFDEQDLKKWANCLYSGIIFDTNNFTNSNVSPGTFYAVSELKRFGAEHRLCYMQMFEDKSNNILKLLGETLSTIEEILDGKLVIYHTTQKMLKNCNLKSEATEGFTKEVRPDNGRQVVIYIRETDNEYCRVSLRSNGLNVQKIAGEFGGGGHKVASGFKVKMDLEPLKKKLIEIVTSKMVRN
- a CDS encoding bifunctional riboflavin kinase/FAD synthetase; translated protein: MKNIHQIKHKLKNPVVTVGTFDGVHLGHQKIMRLLIERAKKINGTSVVITYHPHPLEILRERHYPYLLTEQSKKEDFLKKIGIDYVLWLDFDKKLAGMSPLDFVEEYFVEKITAKEIIVGYDWHFGKNQEGDFHLLKKYENKFNFKVDMVDKVLVEGETVSSTIIRKYLQQGRIQKVNQMLGRKYSIIANIISKKGKKDIYAIKLKAEEFRKLFPNRGLYFSKLVIGQREVYALSIFEQNFADTSQTKIIKCYFSSPDEIEHSDVELFMIKKLPRDSQNETIRQIETYMSAKGEDGKVTL
- the ispD gene encoding 2-C-methyl-D-erythritol 4-phosphate cytidylyltransferase; amino-acid sequence: MASNNKFSEMSVSAIITAAGKGSRMNLDTKKQFLRIYDKPIIVSTLEKFVNTKIFDEIIITIAREDMDCLREIFFSEYDFSQDLIKIVVGGKTRQESVLNGLKASTNPDGVIVIHDGVRPFVREDEIKQIVLLANRDGAATVAIPAKNTIKKAEHGKVISTLHRESLWETLTPQAFRFSILYDAHIKAQENKLKTNDDAELVEKIGIPVFIQKGFPENIKITTPFDLEIAEELLKQ